The genomic segment ATCGGCCACCACCTCGTTGACGAACCGCGCCCGGTTCTCGAGGCTGCCGCCATATTCGTCGCTCCGCTGGTTGGTCGCGCGGCTGAGAAAATGTTGAAAGATCCCAAAGCCATGCGCGCCATATAGGCAGATCAGGTCGAAGCCCGCGCGCTCCGAGCGGCGCGCGGCGTTCACGAACCAGCGCCGCAGGTTGCGGATATCGGTCTTGTCCATCGCGCGCGCCTGCACCGGGTCGTTGGTGAAGGTGCGAATGGGCAGCGCGGTGGGCGCGAGCGGCACCTCCTTGGTATAGAGGTTCGGCCCGTTGATGCCGGAATAGGCGAGCTGGATACCGGCCAGCGCGCCGTGGCTCTTCATCGCCTCCGACATCCGGTTGAGCGCGGGAATATCCGCGTCATCCCAAAGCCGCAGTTCGATGAACGGGGTGATCTCCGAGCTGTGGTGCATCTCGGTCTGTTCGGTGAAGATCACCCCCCAGCCGCCCTCGGCCTTCACCCCGCGCATCGCCGCCACCGCCGAAGGGTCGCGATAGCCGCCGCCGTTGCAATGGGGCACCTGATAGAAGCGGTTCTTGGCGGTCAGCGGCCCGATGCGGACCGGCTCGAACAGGATTTGATAGGGATCGGGCGGCATGTGACACTCCTTGGGCGCCCGTTCGGGCCCGGGCGGGGCGGGGGCGGGCTGGCCCGATCCTCCGGGGTTCGGGGCGGGCGGTAAAGAACCCGATGCGAAAGCCTGACTTAGGTTTTTCCTAATCAGACATCGCGCTGCACGCCCTGGTGCAGCTGCAACCCCGGGGCGCGGGCGGGGGTGATCTCGCGCCGCGCGTGCTCGACAAAGGCCCGGATCGTCGAGGAGGCGCGCGCCCCTTCGGTCATCATCAGCCCGAGTTTCAACGGCCGCACCGGCCCGGTCAGCGGCACGAATTTCAGCCGCCGCCCATCGGGCGCAAGATCGGTGACGGGGCGGATATTGGCCAGCGAATAACCAAAGCCATTGGCCACCAGAGCCCGCATCACCGCCATGTCGCGGGTGCGCTCGGCGATCCTGGGCGCCGCGCCCGCTTTGTTGAAAAAGGACAAGAAATACTCCGCAGACATCGGCAAATCGAGCAAGATCATCGGATAATCGACAAGTTCGCTCGCCGAGAGCGCGGCGCGATGGGCGAGATCATGGGTCTCGCCAAGCAGCACGAAGGGCGGCAGATCAAGGAGCGGCACGAAGCTCAGATCGGGCGGCAGGTTGAGATCATAGCTCAGCGCGATATCGAACCGCGCCGCCCGCAGCCCCTCGAAAAGCTCGGCCTGATCGCGCTCGAATTGCCGAA from the Rhodobacter xanthinilyticus genome contains:
- a CDS encoding LysR family transcriptional regulator; translation: MALRITLRQLEYFVAVGECGSIALAAEKVNVSSPSISAAIAQLEAEFGLPLFIRRHAHGLALTQGGARFIEQARRVLAEARALHDLANDITGKVRGPLNVGCLSSFAHIVLPQLRRSFVDLHPEVGFRQFERDQAELFEGLRAARFDIALSYDLNLPPDLSFVPLLDLPPFVLLGETHDLAHRAALSASELVDYPMILLDLPMSAEYFLSFFNKAGAAPRIAERTRDMAVMRALVANGFGYSLANIRPVTDLAPDGRRLKFVPLTGPVRPLKLGLMMTEGARASSTIRAFVEHARREITPARAPGLQLHQGVQRDV